A portion of the Flavobacterium limnophilum genome contains these proteins:
- a CDS encoding sulfite exporter TauE/SafE family protein — translation MEPLFLIILFVVAFLYASIGHGGASGYLALMAIFGVEAATMKSSAMVLNLFVAGVSFYSYCKGGYFKWKILFPFVLASMPAAFFGAKLSIDPTFYKISLGVCLLIAVARMLFQPKSDPDQDLKTPNVTIALLIGAVIGLFSGMIGIGGGILLGPILIVFGWANLKQAAAVSAAFIWLNSVTGLLGTLSSGLQLSPMILLWIAVAFAGGFLGAWSGSFKFSEVKLRYILATVLVMASIKLIF, via the coding sequence ATGGAACCTCTTTTTTTGATTATCCTGTTTGTCGTTGCCTTTCTCTATGCCTCAATCGGTCACGGTGGAGCCAGCGGCTATTTGGCCTTGATGGCAATATTTGGCGTGGAAGCCGCAACCATGAAATCTTCGGCCATGGTCCTGAATTTATTCGTGGCTGGCGTATCTTTTTACAGTTATTGTAAAGGCGGTTATTTCAAATGGAAAATATTGTTCCCTTTTGTCCTCGCCTCGATGCCCGCGGCTTTTTTTGGAGCCAAACTCTCCATCGACCCGACCTTTTACAAAATCTCGCTGGGAGTTTGTCTACTGATTGCCGTTGCCCGAATGTTGTTTCAGCCAAAATCCGATCCCGATCAAGATCTCAAAACGCCAAACGTTACTATCGCTCTGCTCATTGGAGCGGTCATAGGGCTTTTTTCGGGAATGATCGGAATTGGCGGAGGCATCCTTTTGGGACCAATACTGATTGTTTTCGGCTGGGCCAATTTAAAACAGGCCGCAGCGGTATCGGCAGCCTTCATTTGGTTGAATTCCGTGACGGGTTTGTTGGGCACGCTAAGTTCTGGACTGCAGCTGTCGCCAATGATACTGCTTTGGATAGCCGTTGCCTTTGCGGGAGGTTTTCTGGGAGCTTGGTCGGGCAGCTTTAAATTTTCGGAAGTCAAATTGCGCTACATCTTGGCCACCGTTTTGGTAATGGCCAGCATTAAATTGATTTTTTAA
- a CDS encoding homocitrate synthase/isopropylmalate synthase family protein: MTPYIIDTTLRDGEQAPGVVFSRKEKMKIAAMLDELGVDEVEIGTPAIGKEEQTTIKAIASAGFSYKTSSWCRANLEDIQEATKLGTTSINISLPVSDIQMETMGKSRKWVLAKLAETTQYASHYFSHTTVGAQDATRANIPFLKEYIFCARENGANRVRIADTVGISTPLEIQQLFLELTNSFPTMEFEFHGHNDLGMATANAITAYQSGAKCISATVNGLGERAGNSVLEEFIAYLAYKENNRTYNTRIISTLCNYVAENSSVKLSINKPLIGEKVHTHESGIHTSAILKNRASYQFINPLDFGRENAGFCFGKHSGKASIHHFFKEKNLHFDENIVQYILKAVKQKASSWKRPLTETDVMNLYEQSICS; the protein is encoded by the coding sequence ATGACACCCTACATAATAGACACCACGCTACGAGATGGAGAACAAGCTCCAGGAGTTGTTTTTTCCAGAAAAGAAAAGATGAAAATCGCCGCCATGCTCGACGAATTGGGCGTTGATGAGGTCGAAATAGGAACCCCCGCCATCGGCAAGGAAGAACAAACCACTATCAAGGCCATTGCCTCGGCGGGCTTCTCCTATAAAACCTCAAGTTGGTGCAGGGCCAATCTGGAAGACATTCAAGAAGCAACAAAACTAGGTACGACCTCCATCAATATTTCCTTGCCGGTTTCGGACATCCAGATGGAAACCATGGGAAAATCCAGAAAATGGGTGTTGGCAAAATTGGCGGAAACGACCCAATACGCTTCCCATTATTTTTCGCATACTACCGTTGGAGCGCAAGATGCCACTAGAGCCAACATCCCTTTTTTGAAAGAATACATCTTTTGTGCCCGGGAAAACGGAGCCAATCGGGTGCGGATTGCCGACACGGTGGGCATTTCGACGCCATTGGAAATCCAGCAATTGTTTTTGGAACTGACCAACAGTTTCCCGACCATGGAATTCGAATTTCACGGACACAACGACTTGGGAATGGCCACCGCCAATGCCATCACGGCTTACCAATCGGGAGCCAAATGCATCAGCGCCACCGTAAACGGCTTGGGCGAAAGAGCGGGCAATTCCGTGTTGGAGGAATTCATCGCCTATTTGGCCTACAAAGAAAACAACCGGACGTACAACACCCGAATCATTTCGACGCTTTGCAACTATGTGGCGGAAAATTCCAGCGTGAAATTGTCCATCAACAAACCACTCATTGGCGAAAAAGTGCATACCCACGAATCGGGAATACACACCTCGGCCATCCTGAAAAACAGGGCTTCCTACCAATTCATCAACCCTTTGGATTTTGGACGGGAGAATGCAGGATTTTGTTTTGGCAAGCATTCGGGCAAAGCCTCCATCCATCATTTTTTTAAAGAAAAAAACCTCCATTTCGACGAGAATATAGTGCAATATATTTTGAAGGCGGTCAAGCAAAAAGCATCCTCCTGGAAAAGACCGCTGACCGAAACGGACGTAATGAACCTATACGAACAATCCATTTGTTCCTGA
- a CDS encoding putative phage abortive infection protein, protein MSEKKTPYETYKKQSWFNQNMIETLIILGGLITINLIFFADVYRETDTLNIEGAAHLGDFVGGFIGSIFTLVSIVLLYSTLKDQRTSSSIEKFETKYFELVKMHRDNVSEMGLKEHLGKKIFVILIREFREILKITLKISKECNQSFEQKELFVISYYALFFGVGPNSSRMLKAALIDYDIDFVNRFEKALNNSETKKSIKENRNLKYVPFEGHQSRLGHYYRHLYQTVCYVDNQTSKIDKYEYVKTIRAQLTTHEQALLFINSLTPIGKVWWDKGLLLRYRFVQNIPYRFFDEETEIEMLKLFPEDYFEWQENNSETKDKLQPS, encoded by the coding sequence ATGTCAGAAAAGAAAACTCCTTACGAAACATATAAAAAACAAAGTTGGTTTAACCAAAATATGATTGAAACATTGATTATTTTAGGGGGTCTTATAACTATAAATTTAATATTTTTTGCAGATGTTTATAGAGAAACTGATACTTTAAATATTGAAGGTGCAGCTCATCTTGGAGATTTTGTAGGCGGATTTATTGGTTCAATATTTACACTAGTCAGTATCGTATTGCTTTATTCAACTCTTAAAGACCAAAGAACATCCTCAAGCATTGAGAAATTTGAAACTAAATATTTTGAACTTGTTAAGATGCATCGTGATAATGTTTCGGAAATGGGTTTGAAAGAACATTTAGGAAAAAAAATATTTGTTATCCTTATTAGAGAATTTCGAGAAATTTTAAAAATAACTCTAAAAATTTCAAAAGAATGTAATCAGAGTTTTGAACAAAAAGAACTTTTTGTAATTTCTTATTATGCACTATTTTTTGGAGTTGGACCAAATTCATCAAGAATGCTTAAAGCAGCATTAATAGATTATGATATTGACTTTGTTAATAGATTCGAAAAAGCATTAAATAATAGTGAAACAAAAAAAAGCATAAAAGAGAATAGAAATTTGAAATATGTTCCATTTGAAGGACACCAATCTAGGCTCGGGCATTATTATAGACATTTATATCAAACAGTATGTTATGTTGATAATCAAACATCAAAAATTGATAAATATGAATATGTTAAGACAATTAGAGCGCAGCTTACTACACACGAACAAGCATTACTTTTTATTAATTCTTTAACTCCAATAGGAAAAGTTTGGTGGGATAAAGGTTTACTATTGAGATATCGATTTGTACAAAATATTCCATATCGTTTTTTTGATGAGGAAACAGAAATAGAAATGCTAAAATTATTTCCTGAAGATTATTTTGAATGGCAAGAAAATAATTCAGAGACTAAAGATAAATTACAACCTTCATAA
- a CDS encoding DUF2225 domain-containing protein has translation MRKFILTTIILFLGQNFANAYTCQEEKVECPIDGKKVSFCVTMSMTTFGSFKDFQQQGAIGKHYEELINTCPICHFSGYIDDFKVKLNEQEKNTIKQYLTKFNETKIGEAQQCLIAAEIKEIQKKKKNEIAFCYLTGSYLIRDNEKELEFRKELQLKAKNNLIASLANNEYEDKTVFANIYYLIAEMERRIGNFDEAVKYYDFAINDANKKEWVEAVAKEQKELAIKKDDNNKI, from the coding sequence ATGAGAAAATTTATTCTGACAACAATAATTCTTTTTCTTGGGCAAAATTTTGCAAATGCCTATACTTGCCAAGAAGAGAAAGTAGAATGTCCAATTGATGGAAAAAAAGTCAGCTTTTGTGTAACCATGAGCATGACAACTTTTGGCTCTTTTAAAGATTTTCAACAACAAGGAGCCATTGGAAAACATTATGAAGAGTTGATAAACACTTGTCCTATATGTCACTTTTCAGGCTACATTGATGACTTTAAGGTGAAATTAAATGAGCAAGAAAAAAATACAATCAAGCAGTACTTAACCAAATTCAATGAAACAAAAATTGGTGAAGCACAACAATGCTTGATTGCAGCCGAAATTAAAGAAATACAAAAAAAGAAAAAAAATGAAATCGCTTTTTGTTATCTCACCGGATCCTATTTAATTCGTGACAATGAAAAAGAACTTGAATTTAGAAAAGAATTACAATTAAAAGCCAAAAATAATTTAATCGCTTCTTTAGCCAATAACGAATACGAAGACAAAACGGTATTTGCCAATATCTATTATTTAATTGCCGAGATGGAACGAAGAATTGGAAATTTCGACGAAGCCGTAAAATATTATGATTTTGCCATAAATGACGCAAATAAAAAAGAATGGGTTGAAGCCGTGGCCAAAGAACAAAAAGAACTGGCAATAAAGAAAGACGATAATAATAAAATATAA
- a CDS encoding SGNH/GDSL hydrolase family protein, with translation MTIFSKYILALLLALTCLTGFGQLQVKPNNQNITYMGRVALNEDSATFYWPGSYATINFVGTSIKATMQSLREEGFFYAIVDNDATKAFKFSSDSTKKTVTLAENLPDGKHSLQLYKLSNNTSANILYGFEIGGKSELLKPSKLPKRKIEFYGNSITAGHGVDVPTGMRESGIPEYFNNYYTYAALTARHFNAQSSIVARSGIGIMVSWFPEIMPEVYDRLDPSDPNSKWDFSQYTPDLVVINLFQNDYWLVNNPNHEQFKRRFGTTKPTEEFIIKSYQDFVAGIRVKYPKAHIICALGNMNATEPGSKWPGYIEKAIAGLNDGKIYSVFFPYKNTGGHPNKMEQQAMADQLIRFIDKKVKW, from the coding sequence ATGACTATTTTTTCAAAATACATCCTTGCGCTACTGTTGGCATTGACTTGCCTAACTGGTTTTGGCCAACTGCAGGTCAAGCCCAACAACCAGAACATCACCTATATGGGAAGAGTGGCACTAAACGAAGACTCGGCAACTTTTTACTGGCCGGGCAGTTATGCCACGATTAACTTCGTCGGCACAAGCATCAAGGCCACCATGCAATCGCTCCGGGAAGAGGGCTTTTTTTATGCCATTGTGGACAACGATGCCACAAAAGCGTTTAAATTTAGCTCGGACAGCACCAAAAAAACGGTTACCCTTGCGGAAAATCTTCCAGACGGCAAGCATTCGTTGCAACTGTATAAACTGTCCAACAATACCTCGGCCAATATTTTATATGGTTTCGAAATTGGCGGAAAATCAGAACTGCTCAAACCATCAAAACTGCCCAAGCGAAAAATAGAATTTTATGGCAACTCCATCACTGCCGGACATGGCGTGGACGTTCCCACAGGAATGAGGGAATCGGGAATACCGGAGTATTTCAACAACTATTACACTTATGCCGCCTTGACTGCCCGACATTTCAACGCACAATCCTCCATCGTGGCCAGGAGCGGTATCGGCATCATGGTCAGTTGGTTTCCGGAAATTATGCCGGAAGTCTATGACCGCCTGGATCCTTCCGACCCCAACAGCAAATGGGATTTCAGCCAATACACGCCCGATCTGGTGGTCATCAACTTGTTCCAAAATGATTATTGGCTGGTTAACAATCCAAACCACGAACAATTCAAGCGAAGGTTTGGAACAACAAAACCGACAGAAGAATTTATCATAAAATCCTACCAAGATTTCGTGGCGGGCATTCGGGTCAAATATCCCAAAGCCCATATCATTTGTGCCTTGGGCAACATGAACGCCACGGAACCCGGATCAAAATGGCCGGGATACATCGAGAAGGCCATCGCGGGATTGAACGACGGGAAAATATATTCCGTTTTCTTTCCGTACAAAAACACGGGCGGCCATCCCAATAAAATGGAGCAACAGGCAATGGCCGATCAATTGATACGCTTTATTGACAAAAAGGTGAAGTGGTAG
- a CDS encoding nitroreductase family protein, translating into MNPSSLLKEIVDRRSIRKYKNQIVEPEKIELLLEAARLAPSACNLQPFRALVVEKPEELAFVAQTAYGIGATTNAPLIIIGMADITADAKLQDRFQELIEAKSMEPVDMGKLKSAKNAPFQLKLGEDIALLSTAIAIEHIVLQATKLELGTCWVHHFEIDEIREYFKIPENMRIVTLLTVGYPNETPKQRPRLKDIRWER; encoded by the coding sequence ATGAATCCATCCTCCCTTTTAAAAGAAATCGTTGACAGACGCAGCATTCGCAAATATAAAAATCAAATTGTCGAACCCGAAAAAATAGAATTGTTGCTCGAAGCGGCACGATTGGCGCCCTCGGCCTGCAATTTGCAACCGTTCAGGGCTTTGGTAGTGGAAAAACCCGAAGAACTGGCCTTTGTGGCCCAAACCGCTTATGGCATCGGGGCAACCACAAACGCTCCCCTCATCATCATAGGAATGGCAGACATCACGGCCGACGCCAAACTCCAAGACCGATTTCAAGAATTGATCGAAGCAAAATCAATGGAACCGGTGGACATGGGAAAACTGAAATCGGCCAAAAATGCTCCTTTCCAACTCAAACTGGGCGAAGACATCGCCTTGTTGAGCACGGCCATCGCCATAGAACACATCGTGTTGCAGGCCACCAAACTGGAATTGGGAACTTGCTGGGTACATCATTTCGAAATCGACGAAATCCGAGAATATTTCAAGATTCCGGAAAACATGAGAATCGTGACGCTGCTCACCGTGGGCTATCCAAATGAAACCCCTAAACAACGCCCCAGACTGAAAGACATTCGATGGGAAAGATAA
- a CDS encoding MutS-related protein, whose protein sequence is MDLYQNKVAHYTEALEKINAKYNTISILRLLSIFICLFCLFYYIKTSQMGYAVSAFGSFACFILLMRIHSRLSFQKQLTSALLTINNNEISYLKREKIPFENGVEFNDFHHPYAYDLDIFGAQSLFQNLNRTATFIGKKTLANQLLTLNDNEAILENQEAINELKTKVDWRQEFLALATISQDSKSAYDSLLHWNKIKNSPLSKVLLTLSYVMPALFLGLLIAYFITDKNVLLAYLTYVFIANTMILGMAFKRIQAEIAQAENIDKIIKQYGLLVQQIETETFQSKKLKDLQQQLVSHNAKASQHLKALSELFSSMDTVANLVVATLFNGTFLYHIHVLKSLLKWKDNYSTELESWMNVIGAFEMLNSLANLAHNNPDFVFPEINSEYKIGFTDLGHPLLNPASRVGNDTHFYPQSFVILTGSNMSGKSTFLRSLGINMVLGGIGSVVCASKATIHPLPVLVSMRLSDSLSDSESYFFAEIKRLKQIMDVLEEQPAFVLLDEILRGTNSDDKRNGTIEVVKKIIAQKAIGAIATHDIEVCLTTNAYPDILTNQCFEVEIRDNELYFDYKLRNGICQNKSATFLMQKMGVI, encoded by the coding sequence GTTATGCGGTTTCGGCTTTTGGCTCCTTTGCGTGCTTTATTTTGTTGATGCGAATTCATTCTCGTTTGTCTTTTCAAAAACAACTGACTTCGGCACTTTTGACCATCAACAACAACGAGATTTCCTATCTGAAGAGGGAAAAAATCCCGTTTGAGAATGGGGTGGAATTCAATGATTTTCATCATCCGTATGCGTATGACCTGGATATTTTTGGAGCACAATCCCTGTTTCAAAACCTGAACCGGACGGCCACTTTTATTGGCAAAAAGACATTGGCCAACCAATTATTGACTTTAAACGACAACGAAGCCATTCTCGAAAACCAAGAAGCCATCAACGAACTCAAAACCAAAGTGGATTGGCGGCAGGAATTTCTGGCTTTGGCTACCATTAGCCAAGACTCTAAAAGTGCTTATGATTCGCTATTGCATTGGAATAAAATCAAGAACAGTCCTTTATCTAAAGTGCTACTAACGCTTTCTTATGTGATGCCGGCCTTGTTTTTGGGGCTTTTGATTGCTTACTTTATAACAGACAAAAACGTTTTACTGGCCTATTTGACCTATGTTTTTATTGCCAACACCATGATTTTGGGGATGGCTTTCAAGCGCATTCAAGCCGAAATAGCCCAAGCGGAGAATATTGACAAAATCATAAAACAATACGGTTTATTGGTGCAGCAAATTGAAACCGAAACCTTTCAATCCAAAAAGCTTAAGGATTTGCAACAACAGTTGGTTTCCCATAATGCGAAGGCTAGCCAACATTTGAAAGCCTTGTCCGAGTTGTTTTCGAGCATGGACACCGTTGCGAATCTTGTTGTGGCCACTTTGTTTAATGGCACTTTTTTATACCACATCCACGTGTTGAAATCGCTCTTGAAATGGAAAGACAACTATTCGACGGAATTGGAAAGCTGGATGAACGTGATTGGCGCATTTGAAATGCTGAACAGTTTGGCGAATTTGGCGCACAACAATCCCGACTTTGTTTTTCCCGAAATCAATTCCGAATACAAGATTGGGTTTACTGATTTGGGGCATCCGTTGTTGAATCCCGCAAGCAGGGTAGGGAACGACACCCATTTTTATCCCCAATCGTTCGTGATTTTGACGGGTTCGAACATGTCGGGGAAAAGTACTTTTTTGAGAAGTTTGGGCATCAACATGGTTTTGGGCGGAATTGGTTCGGTGGTTTGCGCTTCGAAAGCGACTATTCATCCTTTGCCGGTGTTGGTTTCGATGCGATTGTCCGATTCCTTGTCCGACAGCGAATCCTACTTTTTTGCCGAAATTAAACGCTTGAAACAAATCATGGATGTGTTGGAAGAACAGCCCGCCTTTGTATTATTAGATGAAATCCTGCGTGGCACGAATTCGGACGACAAACGCAACGGCACCATTGAAGTGGTGAAAAAGATCATTGCCCAAAAAGCCATTGGCGCCATTGCCACCCACGACATTGAAGTTTGCTTGACGACGAATGCCTATCCCGACATCTTGACCAACCAATGCTTTGAAGTGGAAATTCGGGACAACGAATTGTATTTTGACTACAAGCTCCGAAACGGCATTTGCCAAAACAAAAGCGCGACCTTTTTGATGCAAAAAATGGGCGTGATTTAA